Proteins encoded within one genomic window of Borrelia parkeri:
- a CDS encoding PTS transporter subunit EIIB produces the protein MTNMNKETIKTSEHILECFGGIANIKQVDKDLTRIKILVDSNSLVKRENLTEDQNIIGAIKSNEFTEIVMNFEIIDDVYSNIMYMMNKKTQ, from the coding sequence ATGACAAACATGAATAAAGAAACAATAAAAACATCAGAACACATTTTAGAATGCTTTGGGGGCATTGCAAATATCAAACAAGTAGACAAAGATCTAACTAGAATAAAAATATTAGTTGACAGCAATTCTCTAGTTAAGAGAGAAAATTTAACAGAAGATCAAAATATTATAGGAGCAATTAAGTCAAATGAATTCACAGAAATTGTAATGAACTTTGAAATAATTGATGACGTTTATAGCAATATCATGTATATGATGAATAAAA